One part of the Homo sapiens chromosome 19, GRCh38.p14 Primary Assembly genome encodes these proteins:
- the MBD3L2B gene encoding methyl-CpG-binding domain protein 3-like 2B, whose product MGEPAFTSFPSLPVLGKLKRNMMPWALQKKREIHMAKAHRRRAARSALPMRLTSCIFRRPVTRIRSHPDNQVRRRKGDEHLEKPQQLCAYRRLQALQPCSSQGEGSSPLHLESVLSILAPGTAGESLDRAGAERVRSPLEPTPGRFPAVAGGPTPGMGCQLPPPLSGQLVTPADIRRQARRVKKARERLAKALQADRLARRAEM is encoded by the exons ATGGGAGAACCTGCGTTCACCTCTTTTCCAAGCCTGCCTGTTCTG ggGAAGCTCAAAAGGAACATGATGCCCTGGGCTTTACAGAAGAAACGAGAAATCCACATGGCCAAGGCCCATCGGAGACGAGCTGCGAGGTCTGCTCTCCCCATGAGACTCACCAGCTGCATCTTCCGGAGGCCGGTGACAAGGATCAGGTCTCATCCTGACAACCAGGTCAGACGCAGAAAAGGGGACGAGCACCTGGAGAAGCCGCAGCAACTCTGCGCCTACCGGAGACTGCAGGCCCTGCAGCCCTGCAGCAGCCAAGGAGAAGGTTCAAGTCCACTGCATTTGGAGAGCGTCTTAAGTATCCTTGCACCGGGGACGGCCGGTGAATCTCTGGACAGAGCTGGTGCTGAGCGTGTGCGCAGCCCGCTTGAGCCCACCCCTGGGCGGTTTCCAGCTGTGGCAGGGGGGCCAACCCCAGGAATGGGTTGTCAGCTCCCACCGCCCCTCTCTGGCCAATTGGTGACTCCTGCAGATATCCGGAGACAGGCCAGGAGGGTGAAGAAAGCCAGGGAGAGACTGGCCAAGGCCTTGCAGGCAGACAGGCTGGCCAGGCGGGCAGAAATGTGA
- the MBD3L5 gene encoding methyl-CpG-binding domain protein 3-like 5: MGEPAFTSFPSPPVLGKLKRNMMPWALQKKREIHMAKAHRRRAARSALPMRLTSCIFRRPVTRIRSHPDNQVRRRKGDEHLEKPQQLCAYRRLQALQPCSSQGEGSSPLHLESVLSILAPGTAGESLDRAGAERVRIPLEPTPGRFPAVAGGPTPGMGCQLPPPLSGQLVTPADIRRQARRVKKARERLAKALQADRLARQAEMLTGG, encoded by the exons ATGGGAGAGCCTGCGTTCACCTCTTTTCCGAGCCCACCTGTTCTG ggGAAGCTCAAAAGAAACATGATGCCCTGGGCTTTACAGAAGAAACGAGAAATCCACATGGCCAAGGCCCATCGGAGACGAGCTGCGAGGTCTGCTCTCCCCATGAGACTCACCAGCTGCATCTTCCGGAGGCCGGTGACAAGGATCAGGTCTCATCCTGACAACCAGGTCAGACGCAGAAAAGGGGACGAGCACCTGGAGAAGCCGCAGCAACTCTGCGCCTACCGGAGACTGCAGGCCCTGCAGCCCTGCAGCAGCCAAGGAGAAGGTTCAAGTCCACTGCATTTGGAGAGCGTCTTAAGTATCCTTGCACCGGGGACGGCCGGTGAATCTCTGGACAGAGCTGGTGCTGAGCGTGTGCGCATCCCGCTTGAGCCCACCCCTGGGCGGTTTCCAGCTGTGGCAGGGGGGCCAACCCCAGGAATGGGTTGTCAGCTCCCACCGCCCCTCTCTGGCCAATTGGTGACTCCTGCAGATATCCGGAGACAGGCCAGGAGGGTGAAGAAAGCCAGGGAGAGACTGGCCAAGGCCTTGCAGGCAGACAGGCTGGCCAGGCAGGCAGAAATGCTGACAGGTGGGTGA